One Natator depressus isolate rNatDep1 chromosome 13, rNatDep2.hap1, whole genome shotgun sequence genomic region harbors:
- the PABPC1L gene encoding polyadenylate-binding protein 1-like isoform X1, which yields MNASGPGYPLASLYVGDLHTDVTEAMLYEKFSPAGPIMSIRVCRDVATRRSLGYAYINFQQPADAERALDTMNFEVIKGRPIRIMWSQRDPGLRKSGVGNVFIKNLDDSIDNKALYDTFSAFGNILSCKVVCDENGSRGYGFVHFETHEAANRAIDTMNGMLLNDRKVFVGHFKSRREREAEFGARAMEFTNVYIKNFGDDMDDDRLREIFSKFGKTLSVRVMMDDTGRSKGFGFVNFEKHEEAQKAVADMNGKQINGRMVYVGRAQKRMERQSELKRKFEQIKQERVSRYQGVNLYVKNLDDGIDDERLRKEFSPYGTITSAKKRLPRP from the exons ATGAACGCTAGTGGCCCTGGATATCCATTAGCTTCTTTGTATGTGGGAGATCTTCACACAGATGTGACCGAAGCCATGCTGTATGAGAAGTTCTCACCTGCTGGACCAATCATGTCCATCAGAGTTTGTCGGGATGTTGCCACGCGTCGATCGCTCGGTTATGCCTACATAAATTTTCAGCAGCCTGCTGATG CTGAGAGGGCCTTGGACACCATGAATTTTGAAGTGATCAAAGGTCGGCCCATTCGAATCATGTGGTCCCAGCGAGATCCTGGCCTCAGGAAATCAGGGGTTGGAAATGTCTTTATCAAGAATCTGGATGACTCCATTGACAACAAAGCCTTGTACGATACATTCTCAGCCTTTGGGAATATCCTTTCTTGCAAG GTGGTTTGTGATGAGAACGGATCCCGCGGTTATGGCTTTGTTCACTTTGAGACCCATGAGGCCGCAAATCGGGCCATTGACACCATGAATGGGATGCTGCTCAATGACCGCAAGgt CTTTGTCGGCCATTTTAAATCCCGCAGAGAGCGGGAGGCAGAATTTGGGGCACGGGCCATGGAATTCACCAATGTCTATATCAAGAACTTTGGGGATGATATGGATGATGACAGACTGCGGGAAATATTCTCCAAGTTTG GGAAGACGCTGAGCGTCAGAGTTATGATGGACGATACCGGTCGCTCGAAAGGGTTCGGGTTTGTCAACTTTGAGAAGCACGAAGAAGCCCAGAAG GCTGTGGCAGACATGAACGGGAAGCAGATCAATGGCCGGATGGTGTACGTTGGCCGAGCTCAGAAGAGGATGGAGCGTCAGAGTGAACTGAAGCGTAAATTTGAACAGATCAAACAGGAAAGAGTGAGCAGATACCAG GGGGTGAATTTATATGTGAAAAACCTGGATGATGGTATTGATGATGAGCGGCTGAGGAAGGAGTTCTCTCCATATGGTACCATTACTAGTGCAAAG AAGAGGCTACCAAGGCCGTGA